The DNA region CGGCGCTGGTACGCCGTCGAACTCACGGCCACCTCGCATGGCGAGGTGCCGCGCCGCTTCGGCTGGAGGCTGCTCAGGGATGCGGGGGCGGCGCTGCCGGGTCACTCACCCTCCGGCACGCCGGCCACCCCCCCGGGAACGGGCGGACAGCCCACCCTGCGCCCCGGTGCGCGGGGCGAGGCCGTGAGAGAGGCACAGCGCAAACTCAACGCCGCGCACGCCCATGAGGTGGCTGCCGGGCGGCTCGGTCTCCCCGGCGCTCCCCTCACCGAGGACGGGGCCTTCGGGCGCAGGACGCAGGCGGCCGTCATCGCCTTTCAGCGCCTGGCCTTCCCAGGCGAACCGGGCCAGCACGACGGGGTGATCGGTCCGGCGACCTGGGCCCGGCTGGAGGGAGTGGGGAGCGCTCGTCCTGCCGGCAGCCCGGACGCCACTTCCCTGGACGAGGCAGCCTCTGAATTCCCCGATGAGGAAGAGGCCCAAGGGGCGCCTCCCCCATTGCCGGTGACCGCCCAGCCCCGTGCGGTGCCCCGGGATGACCCGGTGCCCTTTGCACCGCCCCCTGCCCCCGGCGCCTTCTGGCCCCTGCGAACCGACGACCCACGGGGACGGCTGGTGTCCTACGTCACCGCAGAGGGCCGGACGGTCGGCCGGGCCGGGCGGATTTTCATGGCCCAGCGCCAGGGCACCCGTGACGGCCAGACACTCCCCCGCTGGCACGTGGGCCTGGACCTGTACGCCCGGGCGGGCGACACGGTGGTCGCGTGCGAGGCAGGCCGCATCACCGAGTTCGCCTTCTTCTACCGGGCGCGGTCCGGCCAGCGCACCTACCGTTTGCTGGTGGCCCACCAGGGGGTGGTCGCTAATTACGGTGAGGTCACCGCCGACTCGCTGACCCGGCACGGCCTATCTGTCGGGGCCCCGGTACGGGCGGGGCAGCCCATCGGTGTGGTGAGCGACACGAACATGCTGCATTTCGAGACCTACACGCCAGGCACCAGCCGGAGCTTCCAGTGGTGGCCTGACCGACCGCGCCCGGAAAACTTGCTGAACCCGACCCGCTACCTGCTTGCTCTGCAGGCCCGGGGGGAAGGCCACACGGCGCCTGCCCCGGCGGAGCCGGTGGCAGGCGGTACGGAACCTGAGCCCGGAAACGCCCCGGCGCCCCTCACCGGCCCGCGCGTCCCCCAGGGCTTCCGGGCGGTGGCGCGGCGGGGCCAGGTGCGCGGGCTCGCCCGTTATGGCGGCAGACGGGTGGACGAGGTGCTGGGGGGGCTGGCGGCGGCGGGGCGCATCACACTGACGAGAGAGGACATCGACACCCTCCAGCGCGTCGCCAACGTCGAGACTGGAGGTCTGATCCAGGGGCTGAACACCTGGGACAGCGCCGTGGTCAGCATCGGCTTCATGCAGTGGACCCTCCAGCACGGCAAGCTGCAGGAGTGGATTCGCCGGGCCACGGCCGCCTTTGCGCGTCACGGCATTGAACTGGACCCCGCCCGCACCTACCTCTGGACCCGGGAAGGCCGGACCGTTGCTGAGCAGGGAGCCATCCGGGGGGCCGCCACCCGCGACGAGTTGCGCTGGGACGGCTGGGCACAGCGTTTCTTCAGCGCGGGCCTGGACGAGGAGGCCGTGGTCATTGAGGCCGCTCTGGCCCTAGAACACCTGCGGCGGCACCGCACGGGCCTGCGGGCCTACCTGCAGAACCCGGCGCTGTATGACGTATTCATG from Deinococcus humi includes:
- a CDS encoding peptidoglycan-binding protein, producing the protein MTASFDSPTLPLAPNLSTRASPGREEVRHVPGLESHQGPGPALILRWNTLGVTGTVDVVLHFHGFSGRGAAMNLVSDKEAASGLDWGDPSGLDPAQGRTRPTLALLPRGHFYGGRTGTGYDFPALMRPGGSRALIGWSLTRFAARVGVPTLTPGRLILTAHSGGGAALWRVLDDLNPHEVHVFDALYQSPGPLLRWAARRIEADASASGDLETHMREDGGALRVLYTAHGGTAGNSLEARRGLDRLLAAHPQLRRWYAVELTATSHGEVPRRFGWRLLRDAGAALPGHSPSGTPATPPGTGGQPTLRPGARGEAVREAQRKLNAAHAHEVAAGRLGLPGAPLTEDGAFGRRTQAAVIAFQRLAFPGEPGQHDGVIGPATWARLEGVGSARPAGSPDATSLDEAASEFPDEEEAQGAPPPLPVTAQPRAVPRDDPVPFAPPPAPGAFWPLRTDDPRGRLVSYVTAEGRTVGRAGRIFMAQRQGTRDGQTLPRWHVGLDLYARAGDTVVACEAGRITEFAFFYRARSGQRTYRLLVAHQGVVANYGEVTADSLTRHGLSVGAPVRAGQPIGVVSDTNMLHFETYTPGTSRSFQWWPDRPRPENLLNPTRYLLALQARGEGHTAPAPAEPVAGGTEPEPGNAPAPLTGPRVPQGFRAVARRGQVRGLARYGGRRVDEVLGGLAAAGRITLTREDIDTLQRVANVETGGLIQGLNTWDSAVVSIGFMQWTLQHGKLQEWIRRATAAFARHGIELDPARTYLWTREGRTVAEQGAIRGAATRDELRWDGWAQRFFSAGLDEEAVVIEAALALEHLRRHRTGLRAYLQNPALYDVFMGHYRASLRVRGLFQAAYNNLPAAAKRGTATALGAAGAMDSERFAALLAEALLAAYAERADNGTRIVSETRTGARMS